In Embleya scabrispora, the DNA window CCGCCGGCGTCGGCGGGCACCGGCGCCTCGACCACGCGCACCACGCCGGGGGTGCGGCGGACGTCGGCGATCAGCGTGTCCAGCGCCTGCCGGTCCCGCGGACCGTGCAGCTCGGCGACCATCAGCAGCGGGCCGTTGAAGCCCGGACCGAAGCCCTCGGCGAGCATGTCGTAGGCCTGCCGCACGGTCTGGGAAGTGGGTTGATTGCCCTGGTCGTTGGCGCCGAGCCGCAGCGACAGGGCCGGGATCGCCAGCAGCCCCATGACCACCAGCGCGACCAGCCCCAGGGTGCGGGGGCGACGCTGCACCAGGCGGGCCCAGCGGGCGGCGGTGCGCCCGACCTCCTCGCTCGGCAGGGCACCGCCGGCCGCCGACCGCTCGGCCGACTGTCGACGTTCGCGGCGGCTGAGCACACGCGGGCCGAGCAGGCCGAGCAGCGCGGGCAGCAGGGTGGAGGAGGCGAGCACGGTGAGCACCACGACGAGCGTGGTGCTGATCGCGATGCCGTCGAACAGGGTGATGTCGACGGTGAACAGCGCCAGCAGCGCGATGCATACCGTGCCGCCGGCGAACACCACGGCCCGGCCCGAGGTGTCCAGCGCCCGTACCGCGGCCTCCTCGGGAGAAAGCCCGGCCTTGAGGCCGTTGCGATGCCGCGTCACGATGAACAGGGCGTAGTCGATGCCCACGCCGAGACCGATCAGGCTGCCCAGCAGTGTCGCGGTCTCGGGGATGTCGGTGACGTGGCTGAGCAGGATCACCGACGCGATCCCGGTGCCGACCGCGAACACCCCGCTGATCAGCGGGAGCAGCATCGCGAACAGGGATCCGAAGGCGAGGAAGAGGATGACGCCCGCCGCGACCACACCCACCGTCTCGGCGAGTCCGGCCGGCGGTTCCTGGGCGGCCTCGATCGCGGGCCCGCCGAGTTCGACGCGCAGTCCGGGCGCCCGAGCCGCCTCGGCGCGCTCGATCAGGTCCTCGAGATTCCCGGTCTCCAGCTCGAACTGCTGCTTGACGAAGGTGACCTGGGCGAACGCGATCCGGCCGTCCTTGCTGACCTGGGCGGCGCCCTCCGCGTCGTACGGACCGACCACACGGCCGACGTCGGGCATCCGCGCGATGTCGGCCAGCAGCGCGGTCATCCGGTCGCGGACCGCGGCGTCGTGCACGCTGCCCCGCTCGGTCTGCCACACCACGTTGTCCACATCGCCGGACGCGTCGGGAAAGGCCTTTTGCAGGCGCTCGTACGCGGTCGACGACTCGGTCCCGGGGATCTTGAACACGTTGGAGTACGCGCTGCCCGCGGCCGCGCTCGCCGCGACCGTGCCGAACAGCGCGGCCGCCCACAGCAGCAGCACCGTCCACCGGTGTTTGAGACACCATCGCGCCCAGGCCGCCATAGTCGATTCCTTTCTCGTGCGGGCCTCGCGGCCCGGTCGTGCGTCCTGGGCCCAGACTGGTTCGGCGCGGCGGGGCGCCCGGCGGGCGCGTGGTCGACTCACAGGAAGCTCTCAAGCTGTCCCATGGGGTTCCGCAAACTTCCCCCGGATACTGGGCACATGAGCAGCAGTCAGCCGCGCGCGGGCGCCACGGTCCTGGTCGTCGAGGACGAGCCGAGCATCGCCGACGTCCTGGCGATCACCCTGCGGTTCCACGGCTTCGAGGTGGTCACGGCCGACGGCGTGCACGCGGCCCTGGCCGCGGCCCGCACGGCGCGGCCCGATGTCGTGCTCCTGGACATCTCGCTGCCCGACGGCGACGGTCGCCAGGTGTGCCGCGTGCTGCGCGCCGAACGACCGGAGATCGCGGTCGTGTTCCTCACCGCCCGGGACTCGCCCGCCGACGTGGTCAAGGGGCTCACCCTCGGCGGCGACGACTACATCACCAAGCCGTTCAACGTCGACGAGCTGGTCGCGCGCACCCGAGCGGTGCTGCGGCGCACCCGGCCGACGCCGGACGAGAGCACGCCGCCGCCCCCGCCGCCGCCCGTACTGCGGCACGGCGACCTGGAGTTGGACGAGGCGACGTACACCGCGCGCCGGGGCGGTCGCGGCGTGGAGCTGACCCCGACCGAGTTCGCGCTGCTCCGCCACCTGATCCGGCACGGCGACCGGATCGTGCCGAAGGAGCAACTGCTGCGCGAGGTGTGGCGGTACGAGCACGTGGTGGAGTCGACGGTGGTGGAGACGTACATCTCCTATCTGCGCCGCAAGCTCGACCCGCTCGTGCCGGACGGGCCGCCGCTGATCACCACGCGGCGGGGCGTGGGCTACGGGCTGCGCCGGACGGCGGACCGCGGTATATGAGCGGCGGGCGCGGGGAGCGGGGCGACGTGGGCGGATCGGGCGGGCGGGTGCGCGGGCCGTTTCGCCGTCGCGAGAGGAAGCCCGGGATGGACGGCTGCAACGAGATCGTGCCGCCGGGCACGCGGAGTCGGAGGTTCCCGCGCCGCGCCCGGCAGCGTCCGCACATCGTCGCCATGCGGGCACACTTGGCGCTGAGCAGCATCGCGGTGCTCGCGATCGGACTGGCGCTGCTGATCTGGATCAGCATGATGGGCATTCGGCACTACCTGGAGTCCCGGGTCGACGAGGACCTGACCGCGGGCCGGACCGGCATCGAGCGCACCGGCATCAACACCGCGCAGATGTCCCTGCTGTCCTCGATGGCGAGCCTGCGCGAGGCGCTGATGTCGGCCGGTCTCGACGGCAAGACCTTCGCGGTGGTGGACGCGCGGGGCACCGCCCTGTCGGTCGGCGCCCGGCCGCCCGATGCCCTGCAGCGGGCCCTGGCGGCGATGGTTCGGAATCCGGGCGACCCGGCGTGGCACGACCGGCCGCGCGCCATCTCGCTCGCGGGCGAGCACTACCGGGTCGTCTCGGCGCGCCTCAGCGACGGCAACCACATCCTGCTCGCCCGCTCGACCGAGGACGTCGACGGCGTGGTGGACAAGGTGGTCCACTTCGAACTGCTGGCCGGAGGCGCCCTGTTGGTGCTGCTGGGCGCCTTCATGTACTTCGGTGCCCGGTGGCGGCTGCGACCCCTGGAGGACATGGTCGAGACGGCTTCGGGCATCGCCGAGGGCGGTCCGGACCGGCCCGACCTGTCCGCGCGGGTGGGGACGCGCAAACGTTCGTTCAGCGAGGTCGAGCAGCTGCGGACCGCGTTGAACGCGATGTTGCAGCAGGTCGAGTCGGCGTTCGAGATCCGCGAGCGCGCGGCGTCGCATCTCAAGCGGTTCGTGGCCGACGCGTCGCACGAGCTGCGTACGCCGCTGGCGGCGATTCGCGGCTATCTGCAGCTGTACGAGAAGGGCATGCTGGCGACGGAGGAGGAGCGCACCCGGGCCCTGGGCCGGATGGCGGCCGAGGCCGAGCGCATGGCCCGGCTGGTGGACGAACTGCTGGCGCTGGCCCGGCTGGACCAGCGTCCGCGGTTGTTGTCGCGGCCGATCGACCTGGTGTGCGTGGTACGCGACGCGGTCGCCGACCTGAGCGCGCAGCAGCCGGATCGGCCGGTGCACGTGGACACGCCCGAGGCGTGTGTGGCGTTGGCCGACGAGACGACGCTGCGCCAGATCGTCGGCAATCTGCTGGCCAACGTGCGGACCCATACGCCGGTGTCCGCGGCCGTGTACGTGTCGGTCTCGCCGTCCGAGGGCGAGGGCGACGGCGGGGAGCGGCGGGTCGTGTTGCGGGTGCGCGACGAGGGGCCGGGGATGCGACCGCAGGATGCCGAGCGCATCTTCGACCGCTTCTTCCGGGCCGCGCGGGAGCACGGCGCGAACGGCACGGCGAGCGGCGCCGGTTCGGACACGGGCAGTGGGCTGGGCATGGCCATCGTGTGGGCGGGCGTGGCCGCCAACCGGGGCGAGGTCCGAATCGAGACCGAGCCGGGGGCGGGCCTGACCGTCGTGGTCGAGCTGCCGGCGGCGGCCGTGGGGGCACGGTCGGAGGACGACGCGTCGCCTTCCGGGACGAAGGCGGAGGCCGTCCGAGTGAAGGCGGAGGCTGCCGAGGCGAAGGGCGAGGGCTTCGGGGTGGAGGGCGCGGTCGCGGGCGCGCCGTCGCTGGTGCCCCGGGTCGCGGAATCCGGCTAGGGCGCCGTCCGGGCCTACTGCCGGTGTTCGGCGTGGGTGTACCTGCGGGTGTACGTCACGCGAGCACCCGGATCGGGGTCGATCCGGGTGCTCGCGTGCGGGTCGGGCCGGGGTGGTGGGGCCGGTTCAGTTCAGGGTGATCTGGCGGTTCAGCAGACCGTTGCGGGCGCTGCGCTGACGCGGCGTCAGCGGGCTGGTGTCCGCCATCGCCGCGGCCAGCCGTTCACCGAACTCGCGCGCCGGCTTCTCCACGTCCTCGGCGGACATCGAGGTCGGCAGGTCCCACACCGGGACGAGCAGCCCGTGCGCGCGGAACGAGCCGACGAAGCGGGTGCCCTCGCCCAGGCTCGACTCGCCGGCCGCGTGCAGCCGGGCGATGGCGTCGAGCAGTTCCTCCTCCGCGTGCGGCATCACCCAGCGCAGGTGGTTCTTCTCGGTGGTGCCGCACCAGTACGCGGCGTCGACCGAGGTCAGCCGTACGGTCGGCATCGCCGCGGCGTTCGCCCGCTCCAGCGACGCGCTCACCTCGGCGTTCATCGCGGTCGGGTCGTCCACCCAGAAGTCGAAGCCCTGGTGGACGGTGATCTCCAGCGGGTGGGAGGGGTCGAGCAGGTCCTGGAGGCGGTCGCCGGACTCGGGCAGCGGACCGGGGGCCACCGACGTGCCGTCCTCCTGCGCGAGCGCGCGCTCCAGCGCGTGTGCCAGGTCCCGGGAGACGTCACCCGAACTGGTGTGCGTCTGCAGGCCGACCAGGATGGTGCCGTCGGCGCGACGCAGCGCGGGCCAGGCCATCGGCAGCACGGTCGCCAGCGTGACGGTCTGCTCGGCGTGCTCGCCGGTGAGCTTGAGCTGCGCGGTCGCGGCCGGGACCAGTTCGCGCAGCGCGATCCAGTCGCACTCGTTCGGCAGTCCCTGGAAGGGACGCAGGACGAGCGTCTCGGCGGCGGAGGCCGCCTCGCGCCCGTGACACGCCTTGTACCGGCGGCCCGAATTGCACGGGCAGGGTTCGCGACCGCCGACGGCCGGGACGGATCCCGTGGCGGCTGCGGTCTGGGTCTTGTTGCCGGTGTGGCCCTTCAGCGCGGCCTTCTTGCCCATGCTGCGGTCTCTCCGCCTCGGTGTCGGGGGGATGGTGGTCGACGACTCACCGGATCCGAGGGTACTGAGTTCCGCGGGCATGGGGTGACGCTCGAACACGTGGCCGAGGGAGGCGGCGCGGTCGGGGCCCGGGTGGGCGGGTCAGTCGAGCGGGTCCACCGCGTCCAGGTCGAATTCGTCCCACAGGCGGTCGGCGGCGCTCGACTCGATCGGGACCAGCGCCCACACGGTGACCTCGTCGGGGGTGCCGCGTACGCCCCAGTCGGCGGCGAGGGTGCCGATGATCGACAATCCTCGGCCGCCGTGCGCGCTCAGGGACGGACTGGCCTGGCGCGGACGGGTCGAGCTGCCGCCGTCGGTGACCTCGATGGCGAGAAGGCCGTCGGGGCGCACCCACCACGCGGCGCGGACGTTGCCGGAGGGCAGCGCGCGGGCGTGCCGCAGCGCGTTGCTCAACAATTCGGAGAGGATCAGCACCGCGTCGTCCACGACGCCCCGGGCGATGCCGCGGTCGTCGAGGTCGGTGGCGAGACGGTGCCGAGCCGCGGACACCCCGACCGGAGCGTGCGGTACCAACACCGCCGCGGAATCGGGCACCCCACGGGCCACGACCATTGCCACCCCCGGCCTCCTTCGTGCACACGCCTGCCTCGCGCACATGTCTCGCGCGTCGGGCTTGAGATGCCCGATGCCGGCGGACGGGAAACGGCGGCGCGGCACGCGCTCCGACTCGCCCAGGGGCGTATAGGGGTATGCGATCCCGCCAAGACGGATATAACGCCCCGAAAGGCTACCAGCGTACGCCCCCCAATAGGGGCTAACCGGACAGCTGGGACAGGACCTGTCGTGGCCGATTCGTGATGATGGCATCCACGCCGAGCCGCAGGCACAGCTCGACATCCTCGGGGGTGTCCACGGTCCACACGTGTACCCGGTGCCCGGCGCGGTGCAGGCGGGCGACGTAGCGCGGATGGGCCCGGACGATGTCGATGCTGGGGCCGGCGATCCGCACCTCGCGGGGCAGCGTGCCGTCGCGGAAGAGCAGCGGGACGTGCTCCATCAGGAACACGGTGGGCAGCGAGGGCGCCATCAGCCGCATCCGGCGCAGGGACAGCTGGGAGAAGCTCATCACCCGGATCAGCGACGGGTCCTCGTCGGCCGGCTCGGACAGGCCGAAGCGCTCCAGCAGGTCGACCAGCCGGCGCTCGACCAGACCCGCGTAGCGGGTGGGGTGTTTGGTCTCGATCGCCAGGCGCACCGTGCGCGGCGCGTCGACCACGAGTTCGAGCAGGCGTTCCAGGGTGAGAACGGACCTGCGGTCCCAGTCGGGTGCCTCCGGCTCGTCCGGGTGTTCGCGTTCGACGCCGGATTCCCTGCCGGACTCCTTCCAGGAGCCGAAGTCGAGTGCGGACAACTCCGCGAGCTCCAGCGTCGAGACGATGCCCCGGCCGTTGGAGGTGCGGTCGACCTTGCGGTCGTGGACGCAGACCAGGTGGCCGTCGGCGGTCAGTCGGACATCGCATTCGAGTGCGTCGGCGCCGTCCTCGATGGCCTGGAGATAGGCCGCGAGCGTGTGCTCGGGGCGGTGTCGGAGGCGCCTCGGTGGGCGACGACCTGCACGTTGGCGCGCAGTGGGCGCGCTCCGGTGGTGGACACGCCACAATCGTGCCATCCCGAGGTGAGCGTGGGGTGACGCCGGGATGTCGGGCGGTGGCACGGGTCGGGCTCGTGCGGGTCGCGGGTGGCGCCCCGGGTTCGGGCGGGGGGTGGCCTGTGTGGGGTCCGGATCGGCTTCCGTAGGGTTGAGGATCGGCTTTCGGCGTGACGGGGTGGTGGAAATTCCGCTGATTTCCGCGCGGTTTTCGTTCCGGTGCGGGCGGTCCGACCTGCGTGGATAACCCCGGGATAAGGGGCGTGGGCGGCTCGGGCCGTCGGCGCTTACGGTGTTCAGACAGCGCGTCGGGAAGTCTGTGAGCACAACGATTCCGAAGTGTGTGGGAGGAAGACCGTGAGTGACGATCGCGACGTGACCGGCGAAGTCGGTTCACCGGTGCCGGGGGAGGCCCACGGATCGTCTCCCGCCACACCGCAGCCGGCTCGCCCGGAGGGGCGCTCCGACGTGTCGGCGGAGCCGGAGTTCCGGGCCGAGGTGCCGGTCAAGCCGGTGCAGGCGCCCACCGTGGGACAGCCGCAGGGCGAGGCGGTGCCGCCGACGCCGGTCGGGCCGCCGACCGCGCAGTTGCCGCCGACGGGTGAGCCGGGCGCCGAGGTGCCGGCGGCGTTCGCGGCCGGGCCGGGTGCGGGAGGTGCGGGGGCTCCGCCGTTCGGGACGGGCGGTGCCTATCCCGGCTACCCGGGCTACCCGGGCTTCGGTGCGCCGCCCAAGCCGAAGCGCCGCCCCTCGGGGATCCTGGTCGCGGCCGTGGTGGCCGCGCTGCTCGCCGGCGGGGTCGGCGGCGGCGTGGGCGCGTGGATCGTGGACCGCGACGACAAGCCGTCCTCGGCCGGCGTCAGCCCGTCCTCGTCGCCGGTGGACCCGGCCTCGCTGAACCGCTCGCCCACGAGCGTGGCGGGCATCGCCAAGCAGGCGGTCCCCAGCACGGTGACGATCAAGACCAAGGGCAAGGTGTCCGGGCAGGGCACCGAGACCGGCACCGGGGCCGGCTTCGTCTACGACAAGCAGGGCCACATCCTCACCAACAACCACGTGGTGTCGCTGGCCGCCGCCGGGGGCGAGCTGTCGGTGACCTTCTCCGACGGCACCACCAAGCCGGCCAAGATCGTCGGCCGCGCCGAGGGCTACGACCTCGCCGTGATCAAGGTCGACGACATGCCGGCGAGCGTGCAGCCGCTGCCGCTCGGCGACAACGACAAGGTCGCGGTCGGCGACCCGGTGATCGCGATCGGCGCGCCGTTCACCCTCTCCAACACGGTGACCACGGGCATCGTGAGTGCCAAGGACCGCCCGGTGGCCTCCGGGGACCAGCAGAAGGTCTCCTACATGAACGCGATCCAGACCGACGCGGCGATCAACCCCGGCAACTCCGGCGGCCCGCTGCTGAACGCGGCCGGCGAGGTGATCGGGATCAACTCGGCGATCCGCTCCACCGGTGGCGGCGGCCAGTCGCCGTTCGGCCAGCAGCAGGAGTCCGGCAGCATCGGCCTCGGCTTCGCCATCCCGATCAACCAGGCCCGGTGGGTCGCCGACATCCTGATCCAGGGCAACAAGCCGGTCTACGCGCAGATGGGCATCCTGCCCGACTCGCGCTACACCGGCACCGGCGCGCAGATCGTCGCCCAGAGCCCCAACGGCCAGGACCCGGTCACCGCCAACGGCCCCGCGGCCAAGGCGGGCCTGAAGCCCGGCGACGTGATCACCAGGCTCAACAACCGCGCGATCGGCTCCTACGAGGACCTGTTCAGCGAGATCTGGAGCCACCGCCCCGGCGACAAGGTCAAGGTCACCTACCAGCGCGACGGCAAGGAGGCCACCACCGAGGTCACCCTCGGCCAACGCGTAGGCGACAACTGACCCCCACCCCCCACCTCGGCCGTCCGAACGGGTCGCCCCGGAATCCCCGATGATCCCAGGCATCGCTCATGAGAGACTGATGCCGCCCACACCCCAACGGGGTCGCGGCACTGGAGGACTCGCCTAGTGGCCGATGGCGGCAGTCTTGAAAACTGCTAGCAGGGGTGACTCTGCTCGTGGGTTCGAATCCCACGTCCTCCGCAGGAAGCAGTAGAACAGCGGGAACGTGCAGGTCGGCGGCACTTGGTCGAGGTGACTCGAGCGAGTGCCGCCGACCTTTTGCGTGGGGCACCGGTCCCGCCTTGGTCGAGGTGTGCGTCCCGTGGTGTTGTGTGCGGGGTTCGGCGGTTGTGCCGTGTGTTGGGGAGGGTGGTCGGCCGGGCGGGGGAGATACGTTTCAGGGGACTCGCCACTGTTGGGCCGGGTTGCCGGGGGTGCAGGTGACTACCGATAGCGGTTTGCCGTTGCCGTTGTTGGTGAGGCAGGTCTGGCCGCCGAAGTCCTTGATGTAGACCGCGCCCGATGTCGGGGCGGTGGTCAGGCTCCAGTTGGTGGAGTAGCCGAAGCCGATGGCGAGTTCGGCGCGGTTGACGTTTCCGTACGGTTGGCCGAGGGCCGGGCCGTTCAGGCTGCAGGTGTTGAAGGAGTCCCAGGTCGAGGTCGAGTGCACCCAGCCGTATCGGGTGTGGCCGCCCATGATCACCTCCTTGCCGGCGGTGGGGCCGTCGGCGGCGAGGCCGATGGGCAGGCCGTCGGCGACGCTGGTGATCGCGCCCCACTTGGTGCCGCCGCAGCCCTGGGGGCGGATTGGGCCGGGGGCGGGGCGGGGGTGGTGGGCTTGGGCTTGGTGCCGGTGCCTGCGCTGCTGCCTCCGCTGCCGTTGCCGGCGCCGCCGCCCGGGGTGCCGCCCGCGCCGTTGGACGTGGACGTGTTGGGGGCGCCGCCGCCGGTTTCGGGTGGCGGCGTGCCGTTCGGCGGTTGGTTGCCGGTGGGGTTGCCGCTCGGGGCGCCGGGGGTGGGGTTCGAGGGGGTTGGCGAGCCCGCGACGGGATCGGCGGACGTGCCTCCGGACGTGCGGATTTCGGCTGGGGAGGATTTTGCGTCGGCCGCGTTGGGGGTTCGGTCGGCCTGGGCCTGGGAGGGCTTGAGGTACAGGACGGTGACGATGACGCCGGCGATTACGCCGAGTACCAGGAGTACGGCGGCCAGGCCGTGCCGCTTCCAGGCTCGGGGGGCCGAGGACACGGGCGGTGCGGCGGGTGGGCCTGCCTCGGTGGCGGGCGCCGGGGGCGGAGTCGGCGTCGCGGCGGGGGTGGGGGCGTGATCGGCGGCACCGGGTGGCGCGGGCGCAACGGACTTCGGCGCAGTGGGCTTCTCGTCGGTGGAGGCGGGTGTCACGGACGGATCCGGCTGCGCGGTGGAGGACGCCGGGGTCGGAACGGGCGGCTCGTCGGCGCGCATGGGGGGTGTGCCCGGTGGGTTCTCGGAGGGCGTGGAGGGCGTGGAGGGTGTGGACGGTGTGCCCGGTGGGTTCTCGGGCGGCGCGGGTGGTGAAGCCGGTTGTTTCCCGGCGGCCCCGGGCGGGTCGTGGGTGGTGAGCGCGGCGACGGGCGGCGTCCGTGTCGGCTCCGGTGTCGGTGTCGGCGTCGGGATCGACGCACTCGCCATCGCCTCGCGTGCCGCCGTCGCCATGTGTGCCGCGTCGGGGAAGCGATCCTCCGGTGCCTTCGCCAGCGCCCTCGCCACGAAGGCGCGGACCGGCTCGGGGAATTCGGCCGGGAGTTCGGGCGCGGGCTCGCGGATGTGCCGGAGTACCACCTCGAATACCGCGTCGCCCGTGAACAGCGGCTCCCCGGTGAGCAGTTCGTAGCAGAGCACGCCGATCGCGTACTGGTCGGACGCGGGCACCGCCCCGAGTCCCCGGGCCTGTTCGGGGGCGATGTAGCGGGCCGTGCCGAGCACCGAGTGCGACGCGGTGAGCCTGGTGCCCGCCGTCGTGGAGTGGGCGATGCCGAAGTCGGTGACCGTCACCCGGTCGTCGGCGCCGATCATCAGGTTCGACGGCTTGACGTCGCGGTGCACGATGTCGCGCCGGTGGGCCGCGTGCAGCGCGTCCAGGGCCTGGGCGACGATGCCGAGCGTGCGGTCGACGGGCAGGGTGGCGGCGTCGTCGGCGGCCAACAGCGCGTCCAGCGGCAGGCCGTCGACGAGTTCCATCACGATGTAGGCGACGCGCGGCTCCGCTCCGCTCTCGCCGTAGTCGTGTACGTCGACGATGCCCGGGTGGTCGAGTGCCGCCAAAACCTTGGCCTCACGCCGGAACCGTTCGGCGAACCTGGCGTCCTCGAGCAGCGCGGGCAGCAGGATCTTGACCGCCACCCGCCGTTCCAGCACGCCGTCGTCGGCGCGCCACACCTCGCCCATGGCACCACCGCCCAGCCGCTCGGCCAGCGTGTAGCGGTCGCCCAGCACCGTGCCCCGACCCCACATGCCCCGTTCCCCCGTAGGCTCCAGAGTTTCCGCGCGTCGGCGACGCACGATTCGTCGGGGGCGCTCTCTCCGGATCCGGAACCCGGAAGTGCCCTCGGCA includes these proteins:
- a CDS encoding MMPL family transporter, which produces MAAWARWCLKHRWTVLLLWAAALFGTVAASAAAGSAYSNVFKIPGTESSTAYERLQKAFPDASGDVDNVVWQTERGSVHDAAVRDRMTALLADIARMPDVGRVVGPYDAEGAAQVSKDGRIAFAQVTFVKQQFELETGNLEDLIERAEAARAPGLRVELGGPAIEAAQEPPAGLAETVGVVAAGVILFLAFGSLFAMLLPLISGVFAVGTGIASVILLSHVTDIPETATLLGSLIGLGVGIDYALFIVTRHRNGLKAGLSPEEAAVRALDTSGRAVVFAGGTVCIALLALFTVDITLFDGIAISTTLVVVLTVLASSTLLPALLGLLGPRVLSRRERRQSAERSAAGGALPSEEVGRTAARWARLVQRRPRTLGLVALVVMGLLAIPALSLRLGANDQGNQPTSQTVRQAYDMLAEGFGPGFNGPLLMVAELHGPRDRQALDTLIADVRRTPGVVRVVEAPVPADAGGLAAETRAIQVVPSTSPQAEATDKLIDTLRERTVPTAAEGSTLKVHIGGETALQKDFAAVVGDRMPGFIALIVGLGALLMLIAFRSLLVPLTAALMNLIAACASFGLLVAIFQWGWGMDLLGLGKEGPIISFLPVIMLPLLFGLSMDYQVFLVSRMHEEWLHTGDNARAVRVGQAGTGRVINSAALIMIFVFSSFVLSGDRGAMMAGLGLAGAVALDAFILRMLLVPALMHLLGRANWWLPGWLDRVLPHVAVDPPERPVGDSAGAKEDPREEMVPAGR
- a CDS encoding response regulator transcription factor, translating into MSSSQPRAGATVLVVEDEPSIADVLAITLRFHGFEVVTADGVHAALAAARTARPDVVLLDISLPDGDGRQVCRVLRAERPEIAVVFLTARDSPADVVKGLTLGGDDYITKPFNVDELVARTRAVLRRTRPTPDESTPPPPPPPVLRHGDLELDEATYTARRGGRGVELTPTEFALLRHLIRHGDRIVPKEQLLREVWRYEHVVESTVVETYISYLRRKLDPLVPDGPPLITTRRGVGYGLRRTADRGI
- a CDS encoding sensor histidine kinase, whose protein sequence is MDGCNEIVPPGTRSRRFPRRARQRPHIVAMRAHLALSSIAVLAIGLALLIWISMMGIRHYLESRVDEDLTAGRTGIERTGINTAQMSLLSSMASLREALMSAGLDGKTFAVVDARGTALSVGARPPDALQRALAAMVRNPGDPAWHDRPRAISLAGEHYRVVSARLSDGNHILLARSTEDVDGVVDKVVHFELLAGGALLVLLGAFMYFGARWRLRPLEDMVETASGIAEGGPDRPDLSARVGTRKRSFSEVEQLRTALNAMLQQVESAFEIRERAASHLKRFVADASHELRTPLAAIRGYLQLYEKGMLATEEERTRALGRMAAEAERMARLVDELLALARLDQRPRLLSRPIDLVCVVRDAVADLSAQQPDRPVHVDTPEACVALADETTLRQIVGNLLANVRTHTPVSAAVYVSVSPSEGEGDGGERRVVLRVRDEGPGMRPQDAERIFDRFFRAAREHGANGTASGAGSDTGSGLGMAIVWAGVAANRGEVRIETEPGAGLTVVVELPAAAVGARSEDDASPSGTKAEAVRVKAEAAEAKGEGFGVEGAVAGAPSLVPRVAESG
- a CDS encoding DUF5926 family protein, which codes for MGKKAALKGHTGNKTQTAAATGSVPAVGGREPCPCNSGRRYKACHGREAASAAETLVLRPFQGLPNECDWIALRELVPAATAQLKLTGEHAEQTVTLATVLPMAWPALRRADGTILVGLQTHTSSGDVSRDLAHALERALAQEDGTSVAPGPLPESGDRLQDLLDPSHPLEITVHQGFDFWVDDPTAMNAEVSASLERANAAAMPTVRLTSVDAAYWCGTTEKNHLRWVMPHAEEELLDAIARLHAAGESSLGEGTRFVGSFRAHGLLVPVWDLPTSMSAEDVEKPAREFGERLAAAMADTSPLTPRQRSARNGLLNRQITLN
- a CDS encoding ATP-binding protein, coding for MVVARGVPDSAAVLVPHAPVGVSAARHRLATDLDDRGIARGVVDDAVLILSELLSNALRHARALPSGNVRAAWWVRPDGLLAIEVTDGGSSTRPRQASPSLSAHGGRGLSIIGTLAADWGVRGTPDEVTVWALVPIESSAADRLWDEFDLDAVDPLD
- a CDS encoding S1C family serine protease gives rise to the protein MSDDRDVTGEVGSPVPGEAHGSSPATPQPARPEGRSDVSAEPEFRAEVPVKPVQAPTVGQPQGEAVPPTPVGPPTAQLPPTGEPGAEVPAAFAAGPGAGGAGAPPFGTGGAYPGYPGYPGFGAPPKPKRRPSGILVAAVVAALLAGGVGGGVGAWIVDRDDKPSSAGVSPSSSPVDPASLNRSPTSVAGIAKQAVPSTVTIKTKGKVSGQGTETGTGAGFVYDKQGHILTNNHVVSLAAAGGELSVTFSDGTTKPAKIVGRAEGYDLAVIKVDDMPASVQPLPLGDNDKVAVGDPVIAIGAPFTLSNTVTTGIVSAKDRPVASGDQQKVSYMNAIQTDAAINPGNSGGPLLNAAGEVIGINSAIRSTGGGGQSPFGQQQESGSIGLGFAIPINQARWVADILIQGNKPVYAQMGILPDSRYTGTGAQIVAQSPNGQDPVTANGPAAKAGLKPGDVITRLNNRAIGSYEDLFSEIWSHRPGDKVKVTYQRDGKEATTEVTLGQRVGDN
- a CDS encoding serine/threonine-protein kinase, which encodes MWGRGTVLGDRYTLAERLGGGAMGEVWRADDGVLERRVAVKILLPALLEDARFAERFRREAKVLAALDHPGIVDVHDYGESGAEPRVAYIVMELVDGLPLDALLAADDAATLPVDRTLGIVAQALDALHAAHRRDIVHRDVKPSNLMIGADDRVTVTDFGIAHSTTAGTRLTASHSVLGTARYIAPEQARGLGAVPASDQYAIGVLCYELLTGEPLFTGDAVFEVVLRHIREPAPELPAEFPEPVRAFVARALAKAPEDRFPDAAHMATAAREAMASASIPTPTPTPEPTRTPPVAALTTHDPPGAAGKQPASPPAPPENPPGTPSTPSTPSTPSENPPGTPPMRADEPPVPTPASSTAQPDPSVTPASTDEKPTAPKSVAPAPPGAADHAPTPAATPTPPPAPATEAGPPAAPPVSSAPRAWKRHGLAAVLLVLGVIAGVIVTVLYLKPSQAQADRTPNAADAKSSPAEIRTSGGTSADPVAGSPTPSNPTPGAPSGNPTGNQPPNGTPPPETGGGAPNTSTSNGAGGTPGGGAGNGSGGSSAGTGTKPKPTTPAPPPAQSAPRAAAAPSGARSPASPTACPSASPPTAPPPARR